CGCCACATTCGCATTGCTGAAACGAAGGAGCTGCCCCCTGTCCGCGAGCATAGAGCGGTTGATGGTTCTACCCATTTCGTCGTACGAATAGGGTGAGAAAGAGGTGTTCACGTTCACGTTGATTTTTTGGAAAAGCATGGTTCGGCCACTGATGTTGATATTTGACCACTTCAGCGAATCGCGAAACAAATCATAGGTCGTATTGAACGTAAGGTTATCTATAAGTTTCATTTTGCGCGTACTGGCTCCCGTTGTATCCGATTTTGCCGCGGCAGCCTTCGCTTCGATATTGTTGATAAGGCTCATGTTCACCACCCCCGCCTGGCGCGTAGATGGCTGACCGAAAATGCCGCCTTCAAACGGGGAGTAACTGCTTAGTGTACCACCATCACCAAAAAAGCCAAACACGCGTGTGTCAAAAGACGGACGGTAATTAAAACCTACAGTGGGAGTTACAACGTGACGTATAGCCTTAAGCTTCTCGCCTTTAAACTGATACATTCCGTAAATCTTTGTGGTGAGATTTCCGTTTACGTTCCAGTCGGGGGCAGAGAAAAACCCGCTCAGGGTATCTGTGCGGGTTGTCAGGGACTCGGGGTCCAGTGAGCGGCTGATGCGTTGAAAATACCATCGGTCGGTGTAGTTGAAACTGGGGTTGAAAGCAAAATGCCAAACCTTAAGCGATGTACTGACTCCAGCGTTGTGTCTCACACCATTTCTGAATTGTGAGCGCAAAAAATCGAGGTTGTCAAAATTGAGATCTTCCTCGTTCACAGAAAGCCTGTTTTCGAAATTAGCCTGATAGGTTAAGCCAATTTTCTCGTACCATTTTTTTGGTCCGCTCTGTGAACTGCGCAAGAACGAAAGGGGCAGAAACACCCGCGACAAGTTGAAAGTTGCCTGCGGGAGCGTAAAGTCATAGCGCCCCGTGCGGGAGTTTTGGCTGTGACGTGCGTTCACGCTCAAGCTGTAGGGCTTACCAGGAAAAGTTTTGGTGTACTGCACGTTTGACTGAAAGGTATTGGTCAGGAAGTCTCCCTGTGTACTGTTCAGGTTATTGGTAAAGGCGTTGCTGCTACCCATGTTGAGACTTGCCGAAAAGCGTGAATCGGGTCGGGCTTTGGGGTCCTGCATATGGTTCCAACGCAAAAAGAACTGTGTGGAAATGGATAGGTCGTCAAAGTCGGGGTCACCACGGCGCTGCCGGTTGTAGTCAACGTTTAAATCTCCATTGAAGCGATATCGCTTCTTGTAGTTGGTAAAATTGCGTAATGCCCAGCTTCCGTTGGTGTAGATGTCACCCATGATTTTGGTATCCACATAATCGTTGATGGGAATGTAGTAACCACCGTTGAGCAGGAAGAAACCGAGTTCGGGCGAGTCTCCCCAGGTAGGTATGAGTACACCTGCTTTTTCTTTGTTCTCAATGGGAAACAAACCAAATGGCAGAATGAGCGGCGTAGGGATTTTTCGAAACTTCATCATCGCACTTCCCGAAACAATCTTGTCTTCGGGTATCATAATGAGCTTCTTAAAATGAAAGGCGTAGTGCGGATTGGCATGACTACAGGTTGTGAACTTTCCTTTGTAGTTGTGAATCTGTCCGTTGGGATGATACTTGGAAACCTCACTGTGTATGTAATTCTCATCCTCCTGCGTGTAAACTTTGTGCACCAGCCCTTTCTTGGTTACAAAATTGTACCGAATGGTATCCGCGTCGAATGAAGAGCCACCCTCTGTAAACACAGGGTAACCCACCTGTACCCCTGCCGTATCTATTATACCCTTGGCAATTACCGTATTGGACTGAAAACCATATTCGATGTAATAGGCCTGTAGCTTGATATCCTCATAGTTTACCTCTGCCTCGCCATAGAGGAGCACACGCTTTCCGAGTACATCATATATCACCGAATCTTTGGCATCATACACAACCGGGGCATTCAGGGCACTTTCTGATTTAGCCGGCTGCAGCGTATCTCCCGACAAGGTGTCGGCCCCGGCCAGCAGCGTATCGGGGGTAGCCATCCACACCGAGTCTTCGGAGGTAAAGTACAGGGTGTCGGGAGCTTGGGTTTCTGAATGATCCAACTCATCAATAACGGGAATGCCCTCCACGTCGATGCGGGGCATGATAGTTGAAGGAGTTGACAAGGTGTCTTCAGAAGGAATTTGCTGAGCGAGCAAACTGCCTGAAACGCTTATCAACAACAACGCTGTTAAAACAAATTGCCTGTTGAAAAAACCGACCAAAGGTATAGTGGTAAATTTGCTTAAACCCGAACGTGTAGAGCGTTTCAAAACTAAGGATAATAGAGTACCCCCCACCAAGTGATGTTTGAACTTATGCACGGGTCGTTTTTCAGAAAGCTTTTGCTGGTACTGTTTCTCTTTGGAGTGGCGGGCCTTGCAGCATCTTTTGTGCCAAAAAAGGTGAAAACCACCCAGATTCGCAAGATTGTTATTGACCCCGGCCACGGAGGAAAAGACCCCGGAAACATAGGTACAGGGCGTTACCAAACCCGCGAGAAGGATGTGGCGCTCGAAGTGGGCCTGAAACTCGGCAAATACATTTCTGAGGCATTTCCCGACATTGAGGTCATCTATACGCGCAATGACGACTCCTTCCCCGCCCTGCACGAACGCACCCGCATCGCAAACAAAGCAGACGCAGATCTATTCATATCCATCCATTGCAACGCCAGTGATAACCGCTCTGCCTTAGGTTCTGAAACTTTTGTGATGGGTATTGACAAGAGTGAGGCCAACCTCAAAATTGCCCAAAAGGAAAACTCTGTTATTCTGCTCGAAGAAGACTTTGAGCAAAATTATGCCGGTTTAGACCCTACCACACCCGAGGGTATTATTGCCCTTTCGCTTCGCCAAAACAAATTTCTGGAGCACAGTCTTTATTTTTCGAGCCTCATTCAAAAGCAGTTTAGAGAACGAGTGGGGCGAAAAGATCGCGGTGTGAAGCAGGCCGGTTTTTACGTGATCAGCTTCACCACCATGCCCAGTGTGCTCATAGAACTTGGTTTTCTTACAAACAAAGAAGAAGAAGACTTTCTGGTGTCAAAAGTGGGGCAAGATTATATGGCCTCAGCCATCTACAGGGCTTTTAAACAATATAAAGCTCACCTTGAAATGGTGGACGAAAAATCCTTTCCTGTAGTGGGTGAAACACCCAAAAGCGAAATAAAGCGCCCGGTTGAAATTCCACGCGAAGAAGCTGAAAAAAAGCCAGCTACAAAAAGGTCAAAAGGCATTACCTTTAGCGTTCAAATTGCCACTACCTCAACCCCTGTCAATATGCGTGAAAAATTTCCCGGCCTGCGAGATGTAAAAGAAATGGAAGTTGACGGAAAATTCAAGTATTTTGCGGGCGAGGAAAAAACGTACGAAAAAGTGGGAACACGCCTGAATGAAATCCGAAACAACGGATATCCGGGGGCCTTTATCGTTGCATTTGAAGACGGACAAATAACCAATCTGCAGGAAGCCATAGAGCGAGCCAGGTAAACCATGAAAATAACCCGCGAAGTAAAAATAGGATTCATCGTACTGATCGGTATCGTGATTTCGTATGTTGGTATCAACTACCTGAAAGGCATAGCTGTTTTTGCTAACCAAAGGTCGTTTTTTGCTCTATACGAACGTGTTGAAGGACTCCAACCTTCCAACCCGGTGGTAATTAGCGGCTACCAAATCGGGCAGGTTCGGCGGGTGACCTACCTACCTATATCTCGGCAATTGCTGGTTGAAGTGAGCATCAATGAGAAGGATCTCGCCATCCCGAAAGATTCAAGGCTTAGAATTCAAAGCAGTGGCTTGCTGGGAAGCAAAGAAATTCTGTTACAAATTGGCGAGAGCCCGGAGTTGGCTCAGCACCGCGACACATTGCAGACAAGCGTGGAAACGGGTATCATGGAATCCGTGAACCAGGAAATCCTTCCGCTGAAACTTAAAACGGAGCAGCTGCTGGCACAGGTAGATTCCGTACTCACCATTTTCCAGATTATTCTGGACGAAAACACCCAAACCAACGTGGCAAAAAGCCTCAAAAGCGTGCGAATGGCCATTCAATCTCTGGAGCTTACGGCATTTCGGCTCGATACTCTGGTGGCTGAAGAGCGCTCAAAATTGAGTGAAATTCTTAACCACGTAGAATCCATCTCAGGTAACCTTGCCGCTAACAATGACGCCCTGACAAACGTCATTCAAAACTTCTCTGCCATCAGCGACAGCCTGTTAGCCAGCGACCTGAAAACAGTGATTGCCAATGCATCTGATGCTATGAAGGAAGTAAGTAACATCACGGAAAAAATTAATCGTGGCGAAGGAACCATGGGTATGCTGATCAACAATGACTCATTGTACAACAATCTCACCTCGGCCAGTAAACAACTGGACCTGCTCATGGAAGACCTCCGCGTGAACCCCGACCGCTATGTGCGTGTTTCAGTATTTGGAGGTAAACGCGAAAACAAAGTGCAACTGTCGCGAAAAGACATTGAAACACTGCGTGAGCAGTTGAGAGAAGACCTGAAAGAATAACCACATGGGAGTTTCAAACATCGTTTTCATTGTTTTACTTGTAGCAGCGGGAGCGCTCTTTGCCAAAAACGCCGGAAAAATTGCCCGCAATATCCGGTTGGGTCGCGACCTTAAACGAAACGACAGGCCCGGAGAGCGCTGGAAAATCATGGCCCGCGTGGCCCTGGGGCAAAGCAAAATGGTGGTGCGCCCCGTAGCAGGCATCATGCACATCCTGATTTATGTGGGCTTCATTATCATCAATATTGAAGTACTCGAAATTGTACTCGACGGAATTTTTGGCACCCACAGGCTTTTTGCCCCGGTTTTGGGCAACACTCTTTACTACTTCATCATCAACAGCTTCGAAGTTCTTGCGTTACTGGTTATTGTAGCCTGTGTTGTATTTCTCGTTCGACGAAACATTTTGAGATTAAGTCGCTTCACCCAGCCCGAAATGAAAAGCTGGCCTGCCACAGATGCCAACATTATTCTGGTTGTGGAAATTCTGCTGATGGGTGCTTTTCTCACGATGAATGCCGCCGACTCAACTCTTATGATGTACGCCCATTTGGGTGCACTCCCGGATGACCTGATGCACTATGCATCACTGCCCGGCCACGACGGGTTTTTGGTAAGTCAATGGATTACCGGCCTAACACCCGATGACCCTTACGCTGTTGCCAACCTTGAGAGAGCAGCGTGGTGGTTTCACATTGTAGGGATTTTTGCCTTTCTCAACTACCTTCCCTACTCAAAGCACTTCCACATTTTGTTGTCTTTCCCGAACGTTTGGTACAGCAACCTCGCAGCCAAGGGGCAATTTACCAACCATGAGGCCGTAACCCGCGAAGTAAAACTCATGCTCGACCCAAGCGCAGACCCATATGCTGCTCCTGCTGAAGGTGGTGGAGAACCAGAGCGCTTTGGAGCAAAAGACGTAAGAGACCTCACATGGAAGCAATTGATGGATGCATACACCTGCACGGAGTGTGGCAGATGTACGGATGAGTGTCCGGCCAACCAAACCGGCAAGCTGCTTTCTCCACGGAAAATCATGATGGACACCCGCGACCGACTGGAAGAAGTGGGAAAAAACATTGACAAGCACGGCAAGGAGCACGACGACGGAAAAGCGTTGTTGCGCGATTATATCAGCGAAGAAGAACTCTGGGCCTGCACTACTTGTAATGCATGCGTTCAGGCTTGTCCGGTGAATATTGATCCGCTGTCTATCATTATGGATCTGCGTCGCTACCTGATTATGGAAGAAAGCAAATCGCCGGAATCTATCACTGCGATGTTCAACAATGTAGAAAACAACGGCGCCCCATGGGCATTTTCGCAAGCCGACCGCGCCAAATGGATTGAAGAAAGCTAAACTATGAGCGAAACACTTAGAGTACCTACCATGGCCGAAATGATGGCTAACGGCGAAAAACCGGACATTTTGTTTTGGGTAGGATGCTCCGGTAGTTTTGACGACCGGGCAAAAAAAATCACCAAAGCAGTTGCAAAAATTCTGCAACGAGCCGGAGTTAAGTTTGCCGTACTTGGTGCTGAGGAAAGCTGTTCGGGAGATCCCGCTAAACGCGCCGGCAACGAATTCCTTTTTCAGATGCAGGCCATGATGAACATCCAGGTTTTGGATGGCTACGAAGTGAAAAAAATCGTGACCGCATGTCCACATTGCTTCAATACGCTCAAAAATGAATATCCCGGTTTGGGCGGAAACTACGAGGTGGTTCACCACAGCCAGCTTATTCAGGAATTGATTAACAACGGACAGCTCAGGCTCATGGGGGGAGGCACCTTTAAAGGCAAGCGCATTACTTTTCACGATCCGTGTTATCTCGGTCGGGGTAACGGCGAGTACGAAGCTCCCCGGGCACTGATTGAAAAACTCGACGCTGAACTGGTGGAAATGAAACGCTGTCGCAGCCGCGGATTGTGTTGCGGTGCGGGAGGTGCTCAGATGTTCAAAGAAGCCGAAAAAGGAAACAAGGAAGTGAACATAGAGCGCACCGAAGAAGCTATTGAGGTGAAACCTGAAATTATAGCCACCGGTTGCCCTTTCTGCAACACTATGATGACCGACGGTGTGAAAAATTTTGAGAAGGAAGGTGAAATTCACGTTCTGGACATTGCCG
The sequence above is a segment of the Cryomorphaceae bacterium genome. Coding sequences within it:
- a CDS encoding 4Fe-4S dicluster domain-containing protein is translated as MGVSNIVFIVLLVAAGALFAKNAGKIARNIRLGRDLKRNDRPGERWKIMARVALGQSKMVVRPVAGIMHILIYVGFIIINIEVLEIVLDGIFGTHRLFAPVLGNTLYYFIINSFEVLALLVIVACVVFLVRRNILRLSRFTQPEMKSWPATDANIILVVEILLMGAFLTMNAADSTLMMYAHLGALPDDLMHYASLPGHDGFLVSQWITGLTPDDPYAVANLERAAWWFHIVGIFAFLNYLPYSKHFHILLSFPNVWYSNLAAKGQFTNHEAVTREVKLMLDPSADPYAAPAEGGGEPERFGAKDVRDLTWKQLMDAYTCTECGRCTDECPANQTGKLLSPRKIMMDTRDRLEEVGKNIDKHGKEHDDGKALLRDYISEEELWACTTCNACVQACPVNIDPLSIIMDLRRYLIMEESKSPESITAMFNNVENNGAPWAFSQADRAKWIEES
- a CDS encoding N-acetylmuramoyl-L-alanine amidase, which codes for MFELMHGSFFRKLLLVLFLFGVAGLAASFVPKKVKTTQIRKIVIDPGHGGKDPGNIGTGRYQTREKDVALEVGLKLGKYISEAFPDIEVIYTRNDDSFPALHERTRIANKADADLFISIHCNASDNRSALGSETFVMGIDKSEANLKIAQKENSVILLEEDFEQNYAGLDPTTPEGIIALSLRQNKFLEHSLYFSSLIQKQFRERVGRKDRGVKQAGFYVISFTTMPSVLIELGFLTNKEEEDFLVSKVGQDYMASAIYRAFKQYKAHLEMVDEKSFPVVGETPKSEIKRPVEIPREEAEKKPATKRSKGITFSVQIATTSTPVNMREKFPGLRDVKEMEVDGKFKYFAGEEKTYEKVGTRLNEIRNNGYPGAFIVAFEDGQITNLQEAIERAR
- a CDS encoding (Fe-S)-binding protein translates to MSETLRVPTMAEMMANGEKPDILFWVGCSGSFDDRAKKITKAVAKILQRAGVKFAVLGAEESCSGDPAKRAGNEFLFQMQAMMNIQVLDGYEVKKIVTACPHCFNTLKNEYPGLGGNYEVVHHSQLIQELINNGQLRLMGGGTFKGKRITFHDPCYLGRGNGEYEAPRALIEKLDAELVEMKRCRSRGLCCGAGGAQMFKEAEKGNKEVNIERTEEAIEVKPEIIATGCPFCNTMMTDGVKNFEKEGEIHVLDIAELIAQAEDL
- a CDS encoding MCE family protein, with amino-acid sequence MKITREVKIGFIVLIGIVISYVGINYLKGIAVFANQRSFFALYERVEGLQPSNPVVISGYQIGQVRRVTYLPISRQLLVEVSINEKDLAIPKDSRLRIQSSGLLGSKEILLQIGESPELAQHRDTLQTSVETGIMESVNQEILPLKLKTEQLLAQVDSVLTIFQIILDENTQTNVAKSLKSVRMAIQSLELTAFRLDTLVAEERSKLSEILNHVESISGNLAANNDALTNVIQNFSAISDSLLASDLKTVIANASDAMKEVSNITEKINRGEGTMGMLINNDSLYNNLTSASKQLDLLMEDLRVNPDRYVRVSVFGGKRENKVQLSRKDIETLREQLREDLKE